CAATTCAAATTGGATTAAAGATGCTGAAATCTGAAGAAGAAACAAACTTTGGTAGATTGATGGCAGGGGTTATATTAGTAATTATCCCATCTCTTATCATCCTATTCTTAGGACAAAAACAGTTACAAAAAGGACTTACTTCAGGAGCAACAAAAGAATAAAAAATTAAAATATTAATAAAAATATAAAAGTTTATAGGAGGAAAAAAATGAATTTTAAAAAATTAGCAGTATTATCTTTAGGAGCAATGATGTCAATTTCAACTTTTGCAAAGGAGAATATCATATTCTGGCATGCAATGTCTGGGGAAGGACAAAAAACACTTGAAAAAATAGTAAATGATTATAACAATTCTCAAGATGAAGTACATGTAGATGCAATATTCCAAGGATCTTATGAAGAAGCTATTGTAAAATTTAAAGCTGTTGCTGGTACAAAAGAAGCTCCTAACCTAGTTCAAATGAATGATATTTCTACATCTTTTATGTATAGAAGTGGAGCTATTATTCCAATGAGTAACTTTATAGAAAAAGATAGCAACTTTGATGAAAATAAACTAGAAGATGTTCTACTAAACTATTATAGAATCAATAATAAACTATACTCTATGCCTTTTAACTCATCTACTGCAATTTTACTTTACAATAAAGATGCTTTTAAAGAGGTTGGATTAGATCCAGAAAAAGCTCCTACAAGTTATAAAGAGATAGAAGATTTCTCAAGAAAACTTGTTAAGAAAAATTCTAATAATGTTGTTGATAGATATGGTTTCTCTATAATCTCTTATGCTTGGTTTATTGAACAACTATTAGCAAATGATAACTCTTTATATGTAGATGAAGAAAATGGAAGAAATGGAAATAACCCTACAAAAGTAGCTTATGATAATCAATTACCTGTTATCTTAAATTGGATGCAAAGTATGAATAAAGAGAAACTAGCTATAAACTATGGTAGAGATTGGGATTCAACTAGAAGTGCTTTCAGTTCTGGTAAAGTAACTATGTACTTAGATTCATCAGCTGGACTTACAAATATAATTCAAAACTCTAAATTTGAAGTAGGAACTGCTTTTATTCCTAATGAAAGTGGAAAATTTAATGGAAGTGTTATAGGTGGAGCTTCTTTATGGATAACTGATTCTAAAAATTCTGCTAAAGATAACGCTGCATGGGATTTTGTTAAATATGCT
The Fusobacterium varium genome window above contains:
- a CDS encoding ABC transporter substrate-binding protein codes for the protein MNFKKLAVLSLGAMMSISTFAKENIIFWHAMSGEGQKTLEKIVNDYNNSQDEVHVDAIFQGSYEEAIVKFKAVAGTKEAPNLVQMNDISTSFMYRSGAIIPMSNFIEKDSNFDENKLEDVLLNYYRINNKLYSMPFNSSTAILLYNKDAFKEVGLDPEKAPTSYKEIEDFSRKLVKKNSNNVVDRYGFSIISYAWFIEQLLANDNSLYVDEENGRNGNNPTKVAYDNQLPVILNWMQSMNKEKLAINYGRDWDSTRSAFSSGKVTMYLDSSAGLTNIIQNSKFEVGTAFIPNESGKFNGSVIGGASLWITDSKNSAKDNAAWDFVKYAVSKDVQAFWSSNTGYFPVNKESYDTPLMKETMEKMPQFKVIVDELKATNKNTATQGAILGVFPDVREKMVETMEAVSEGKDGQKAADDVIKASNRIISRYNRINK